AACCACCTACGCCACAGGTGCTGGCCAGGCCGGCAAACCGTGGGGAGAAAGGGCAACACAACCAATATGACCATGACAGATCCGATAGCGGATATGCTCACCCGCATCCGCAACGCCAATTCGGCTCACCACGAAGAGGTGGAGATGCCGTACTCGAAGATGAAGGCCGCGATCGCTGAGATTCTGCGCAAAGAGGGCTACATCTTGGGCTGGGAGCAGACCGAGGCCCGCGTCGGTTCGACGCTGCGCGTGGAGTTGAAGTATGGACAGGACCGCGAGCGGGCTTTGTCCGGGCTGCGGCGCATTTCCAAGCCGGGCTTGCGGGTCTATGCCAAGTCAACCGGCCTGCCCAGGGTTCTAGGCGGTCTGGGCATTGCGATCTTGTCGACCTCGTCGGGGTTGCTGACAGATAGGCAAGCGGCCAAGAAAGGCGTGGGTG
The DNA window shown above is from Micrococcales bacterium and carries:
- the rpsH gene encoding 30S ribosomal protein S8 yields the protein MTMTDPIADMLTRIRNANSAHHEEVEMPYSKMKAAIAEILRKEGYILGWEQTEARVGSTLRVELKYGQDRERALSGLRRISKPGLRVYAKSTGLPRVLGGLGIAILSTSSGLLTDRQAAKKGVGGEVLAYVW